In Patagioenas fasciata isolate bPatFas1 chromosome 18, bPatFas1.hap1, whole genome shotgun sequence, a genomic segment contains:
- the LOC136109676 gene encoding urotensin-2 receptor-like, which yields MEPNGTAAAGVGNASAAVGGGGSPGGGPLLISSAFGTVLSVMYVAGVAGNVYTLVVMCHSARCAAPMYSSIVSLALADLLYLSTIPFIVCTYLAQDWYFGDLGCRILLSLDLLTMHASIFTLTLMCTERYLAVTRPLDTLKRSRGYRKVTAGAVWSVSLLLTLPMMLMVTLTEGGKAEGKVKRMCAPTWSMDAYRTYLTVLFSTSIMAPGIIIGFLYTRLARTYLESQRNPPHKEKSKRSPRQKVLIMIFSIVLVFWACFLPFWIWQLVRLYSSSLQLTTQTQKCINYLVTCLTYSNSCINPFLYTLLTKNYREYLRNRHRNFYRFTSSFRKRGSNLQCSWGRSMSSSNQYDYSSEALGMATLKDK from the coding sequence atgGAGCCCAACGGGACGGCGGCGGCGGGGGTGGGCAACGCCTCGGCGGCGGTCGGTGGCGGCGGCTCCCCCGGAGGCGGCCCCCTGCTCATCTCCTCGGCCTTCGGGACGGTGCTGTCGGTGATGTACGTGGCCGGGGTGGCGGGGAACGTCTACACGCTGGTGGTGATGTGCCACTCGGCGCGCTGTGCCGCCCCCATGTACAGCTCCATCGTCAGCCTGGCCCTGGCCGACCTGCTCTACCTCTCCACCATCCCCTTCATCGTCTGCACCTACCTGGCCCAGGACTGGTACTTCGGGGACCTGGGGTGCCGCATCCTGCTCAGCCTGGACCTGCTCACCATGCACGCCAGCATCTTCACCCTCACCCTCATGTGCACCGAGCGCTACCTGGCTGTCACCCGGCCCCTGGACACGCTGAAGCGGTCGCGAGGCTACCGGAAGGTCACGGCAGGGGCCGTCTGGTCGGTCTCGCTGCTCCTTACTCTGCCCATGATGCTGATGGTCACCCTGACTGAGGGGGGCAAGGCAGAGGGCAAGGTGAAGAGGATGTGTGCGCCCACCTGGAGCATGGACGCCTACCGGACCTACCTGACGGTGCTCTTCAGCACCAGCATCATGGCCCCCGGAATCATCATTGGCTTCCTCTACACACGCCTGGCCAGGACCTACCTGGAGTCCCAGAGGAACCCTCCCCACAAGGAGAAGAGCAAGAGATCCCCCCGGCAGAAGGTCCTCATCATGATTTTCAGCATCGTGCTGGTCTTCTGGGCCTGCTTCTTGCCGTTTTGGATCTGGCAGCTGGTGCGACTCTACAGCAGCTCCCTGCAGCTCACCACCCAAACCCAAAAGTGCATTAACTACCTGGTGACCTGCCTGACCTACAGCAACAGCTGTATCAACCCCTTCCTCTACACCCTGCTCACCAAAAACTACCGGGAATACCTGCGCAACAGGCACCGCAACTTCTACAGGTTCACATCCTCCTTCCGCAAGAGGGGCTCCAACCTGCAGTGCTCCTGGGGACGGTCCATGTCCTCCAGCAACCAGTACGACTATAGCTCGGAGGCGCTGGGCATGGCCACGCTGAAGGAcaagtga